A DNA window from Chryseobacterium scophthalmum contains the following coding sequences:
- a CDS encoding SusC/RagA family TonB-linked outer membrane protein: MNVKLSVLSAGVLFFTGQALFAQNKSNDTVAKETQIEEVVMVGFGQKRAVQEITGSTSTMKAKAIDDVPVASVDKLLQGRVSGVQTGSSSGQPGGFASVRVRGVASINGGVSPIYIIDGVRVSSGDLTGNSTSANILANLNPDDIESLTVLKDAVSTAVYGADAGAGVIIITTKSGKKGKPRFNIGFNHGVSDRAVEGYRGLNASQYQDLVAAQVLNRIPSLGSIDAVKSALANQEIGGLEGASVIYNSDADTNWRDAVSSKGAYVQNADFSMSGGNENISYYNSINYFDQNSIIKNSSFNRLTFTNKLDVKATDKFRFGTNLQMSYSKIKTLGNGGGFANPILGEYFLRPTDPLYNADGSYYWGNNGRMSNGLFNNAALLELNSQVGKTARIFGNMYAEYDILKNLKYRFVFAPEYINIEEDQYSSPLHGDGTNYNGLADSGTRRYFNFNVQNILSYNFRLEDKHNFDFSVIQEAYKSDFRDLRASASAVGALSLSTISNFVKMQSIAGTRAENSRHGYAVTGHYDFDKLVLLDASYRRDVLSNFTPGQKAGNFWSAGVGIDLARLNFIREVEAISTLKFRASYGKVGNQVTANPYALYAYSTNYGDLAAASYSGVYNPNLRWETIKPFNVGFDFGFFQNRLTVSAEYYNKKTEDLIYNIPLSLSQGLGSYVDNIGDLVNKGFEFSVNADIFKGSRDQFNLSVGANLSTLDNEITSLYGGDVNTATTTIRVGEGVRTWYMRKWAGVDPTNGDPLWYLNGVDGETTNNYNAAKQAVQGSWLSTIFGGANISMSYKGIGLDAQFTYGFGGKIYNDWANYMLSDGQYTLNYSGYADQMDYWTPENTGAANPKPIYGGNKLANRASTRFLYDSDYIRLGNARLSYSFTGDVLKGSGLNSVQIYVMGTNLWTHTFDDRLKLDPEINLDGTSNLNLPIMRTYSIGVNIGF; the protein is encoded by the coding sequence ATGAATGTTAAATTAAGTGTATTAAGTGCAGGAGTTCTGTTTTTTACAGGTCAGGCATTATTCGCTCAAAACAAATCAAACGATACCGTAGCTAAAGAAACTCAGATAGAGGAGGTAGTAATGGTAGGCTTTGGTCAGAAAAGAGCAGTTCAGGAAATTACTGGATCAACTTCAACAATGAAAGCAAAGGCTATTGATGATGTACCAGTAGCTTCCGTTGATAAATTGTTGCAGGGTAGAGTAAGTGGTGTACAAACTGGCTCATCTTCAGGGCAACCCGGAGGTTTTGCTTCTGTAAGAGTTAGAGGGGTAGCTTCTATTAATGGAGGAGTGTCGCCAATCTACATTATTGATGGAGTTAGAGTTTCTTCAGGTGACTTGACAGGTAACAGTACTTCAGCAAACATCTTGGCAAACCTTAACCCTGATGATATTGAATCATTAACAGTTCTTAAAGATGCAGTTTCAACAGCGGTTTACGGAGCTGATGCCGGTGCCGGGGTAATTATTATTACTACAAAGTCAGGAAAGAAAGGAAAGCCTAGATTTAATATTGGTTTTAACCATGGGGTTAGTGATAGAGCAGTTGAAGGATATAGAGGTTTAAATGCATCTCAGTATCAAGATTTGGTAGCGGCTCAAGTTTTAAATAGAATTCCTTCATTAGGGTCAATTGATGCAGTTAAATCTGCTCTTGCTAATCAAGAAATAGGTGGTCTTGAAGGAGCTTCAGTAATCTACAACTCTGATGCTGATACAAATTGGAGAGATGCAGTTTCAAGTAAAGGAGCATATGTTCAGAATGCAGATTTTAGTATGTCTGGAGGTAACGAGAATATTTCTTATTATAACTCAATCAATTATTTTGATCAGAACAGTATTATAAAAAACTCATCATTCAATAGATTGACTTTTACTAACAAATTAGATGTTAAAGCTACAGATAAGTTTAGATTTGGAACAAATCTTCAGATGTCTTACAGTAAAATCAAGACTTTAGGAAATGGAGGTGGTTTTGCTAATCCTATTTTGGGTGAATATTTTCTAAGACCTACAGATCCGCTATATAATGCTGACGGAAGTTACTATTGGGGAAATAACGGACGTATGTCTAATGGTTTATTTAATAATGCTGCATTACTTGAATTGAATTCGCAAGTAGGAAAAACAGCTAGGATTTTTGGTAATATGTATGCAGAATACGATATTCTTAAAAACCTTAAGTACAGATTTGTTTTTGCACCTGAGTATATTAATATCGAAGAAGACCAGTATTCAAGTCCACTACATGGAGATGGTACAAATTATAACGGTCTGGCAGATTCAGGAACAAGAAGATATTTTAATTTCAATGTTCAGAATATTTTAAGTTATAATTTCAGATTAGAAGATAAACATAATTTTGATTTCTCAGTTATTCAGGAAGCATATAAATCAGATTTTAGAGATCTTAGAGCGAGTGCTTCTGCTGTAGGAGCATTGTCTTTGTCAACGATTTCTAATTTTGTAAAAATGCAATCTATTGCTGGTACTAGAGCTGAAAACAGCAGACATGGTTATGCCGTAACAGGACATTATGACTTTGATAAATTAGTATTGCTAGATGCATCATACAGAAGAGATGTATTGTCTAATTTTACACCAGGACAAAAAGCGGGTAATTTCTGGTCAGCTGGTGTTGGTATTGACTTAGCTAGACTTAATTTTATTAGAGAGGTTGAAGCTATTTCTACTTTAAAGTTTAGAGCGTCTTACGGTAAAGTAGGTAACCAAGTGACAGCAAACCCATACGCATTGTATGCTTACTCAACTAATTATGGCGACTTAGCTGCTGCATCTTATTCAGGAGTATATAATCCAAATTTAAGATGGGAAACGATTAAGCCTTTTAATGTTGGTTTTGACTTTGGTTTCTTTCAAAATAGATTAACAGTTTCTGCTGAATACTACAATAAGAAAACTGAAGATTTAATTTATAATATTCCATTATCTTTATCTCAAGGTTTAGGAAGCTATGTTGATAATATTGGAGATTTAGTAAATAAAGGTTTTGAATTTTCTGTTAATGCAGATATTTTCAAAGGAAGCAGAGATCAGTTTAACCTAAGTGTTGGTGCTAATTTAAGTACATTAGATAACGAAATTACCTCTCTTTATGGAGGTGATGTAAATACGGCGACTACCACAATAAGAGTAGGTGAAGGTGTTAGAACTTGGTACATGAGAAAGTGGGCTGGTGTAGATCCTACCAATGGAGATCCACTATGGTATCTGAATGGTGTTGATGGTGAAACTACTAATAATTATAATGCTGCTAAACAAGCTGTACAAGGAAGTTGGTTGAGTACAATCTTTGGAGGAGCTAATATCAGTATGTCTTATAAAGGGATTGGCTTAGACGCTCAGTTTACCTATGGTTTCGGAGGTAAAATTTATAACGATTGGGCAAACTATATGTTGAGTGATGGACAATATACTTTAAACTATTCTGGTTATGCTGATCAGATGGATTATTGGACTCCGGAAAATACAGGTGCTGCGAATCCAAAACCAATTTATGGAGGAAATAAATTGGCTAACAGAGCTTCTACAAGATTTTTATACGATAGTGATTATATCAGATTAGGAAATGCAAGATTATCTTATAGTTTTACAGGGGATGTTTTAAAAGGTTCCGGTCTTAATTCTGTTCAAATATATGTAATGGGTACTAACCTTTGGACACATACGTTTGATGACAGATTAAAATTAGATCCTGAAATTAACTTGGATGGTACGTCTAATTTGAACTTACCTATAATGAGAACATATAGTATTGGTGTTAATATTGGGTTCTAA
- a CDS encoding RagB/SusD family nutrient uptake outer membrane protein translates to MKLNILKTVVLAVGVSTAFVSCSEDFVETKFYQNVEQAPLTSLNEVEAFQRGMYTSMRAVTYYGRDYTVYGETRSDEMYSNGYAGYFNTVHNYTMTSADAYARDTWSQIYAAVAKANILINTDVNSIKGSEADREAVRYHIGQAHVLRAMFFFDLLKLYGQKYTGGTLGIITPLKYDPKALQGRGTIAENEAQITSDYNAGLAMMVANDQGITDRGTLTINGAKAVMSRFFLYKKDYARVRTLTDEIIASTQYQVIPAASYAGSWEAAKQNNSIFELEVGVAGANGTNSLGYIYNYNGYGNIVVRASRYNSFAANDVRKSLMTLTDGEYYLYKYPNLEGADNLKIVRFEEVLLNGVEAELNGGSATKALNYYNNIVTNRGLTGVSTVDMVLLKTERSKELLGEGLRQWDLLRWGDAVPRPAGASTDIRLTAFPIPRAETDLAGTPVVANPGYDN, encoded by the coding sequence ATGAAATTAAATATTTTAAAAACAGTTGTATTAGCAGTTGGTGTATCTACAGCTTTCGTTTCATGTAGCGAAGATTTTGTAGAGACAAAGTTTTATCAAAACGTTGAACAGGCTCCGTTAACGAGCTTAAACGAAGTTGAAGCATTTCAAAGAGGAATGTACACTTCGATGAGAGCGGTTACTTATTATGGTAGAGATTATACCGTATATGGGGAAACTAGATCAGATGAAATGTATAGTAATGGTTATGCAGGGTATTTTAATACTGTTCATAATTATACAATGACTTCTGCAGATGCTTATGCAAGAGATACTTGGTCTCAGATTTATGCAGCTGTTGCAAAAGCTAATATCCTAATTAATACAGATGTTAATAGTATTAAAGGATCAGAGGCAGATCGCGAAGCCGTAAGGTATCATATTGGTCAGGCTCATGTATTAAGAGCAATGTTTTTCTTTGATCTTTTAAAGTTATACGGTCAAAAATATACAGGGGGAACTTTGGGTATTATAACTCCTCTAAAATATGATCCAAAAGCATTACAGGGTAGAGGTACTATTGCTGAAAATGAAGCTCAGATTACTTCAGACTATAATGCTGGGTTAGCAATGATGGTAGCAAACGATCAAGGTATTACAGATCGTGGAACACTTACAATCAATGGTGCAAAAGCAGTAATGAGTAGATTTTTCTTATATAAGAAAGATTATGCAAGAGTAAGAACTCTTACTGATGAAATTATTGCGAGTACTCAGTATCAGGTAATCCCGGCTGCTTCATATGCTGGTTCTTGGGAAGCAGCTAAGCAAAATAATAGCATTTTCGAATTGGAAGTTGGAGTAGCTGGTGCTAACGGTACTAACTCTCTAGGATATATTTATAATTACAATGGTTACGGAAATATAGTTGTACGAGCTTCAAGATATAATAGTTTTGCAGCAAATGATGTAAGAAAAAGTCTTATGACACTTACTGATGGAGAATATTATCTTTATAAATACCCAAACCTTGAAGGTGCTGATAATTTGAAAATTGTAAGATTTGAAGAAGTGCTTCTTAACGGTGTTGAAGCTGAACTTAACGGTGGAAGCGCTACAAAAGCACTTAATTACTATAACAATATTGTAACAAATAGAGGTTTAACAGGAGTTAGTACTGTTGATATGGTACTATTAAAAACTGAGAGATCTAAAGAATTATTAGGTGAAGGATTAAGACAATGGGATCTTCTAAGATGGGGAGATGCTGTGCCTAGACCTGCTGGTGCAAGTACTGATATCAGATTAACTGCTTTCCCTATTCCGAGAGCTGAAACTGATCTTGCGGGTACTCCTGTTGTTGCTAACCCTGGTTATGACAATTAA
- a CDS encoding amino acid ABC transporter substrate-binding protein — MIKRFFVLSGLCLFLGLTAQKTHTVIKGDTPYNISKKYGISVDELLKLNPKVKDGKLAIGDVVTVKSGTANAVAAKTPVVNASSKTGKIILQPKQTVYGITKQYKISETDLRKLNPELDSHMKIGDEITLPLDSIKKYGGNQAVATTVTKPVETFTETAPVNNNKTKMDSGNERSSAGNSHSNQDEYATYTVEQGDTVFSIVNKFGITIDELVSLNPELSKGLKAGMVIKIRKLDAAYIKKNGDALSVVLMLPFGYNTGETQYRAMATDFLTGAKLAIERNASAGQKLDIKIVDSGNEASFKSSLSQINPNNTDLIIGPFFKSNVIDLLDFTKTQKIPVVAPFANSPELYNYSNLIIVETNDQTYADKIAEEVKSVYSDQKIYIVADAKKDNANYLKSSLEKNVKNAQIIVVNAASEIQLDQNMMTGQSAPVIAILASDNDTVGEAFSNKVIALSKEVQGMKAFSMYAVPSFDKKVDELSQASLVYLMDRKINADGNFEKEILATYKSKYCKTPGKYAVIGFDVVNDMLTRENKKGEIFKQINKVQTQLATKFEFVKSKSNGAYVNTGFRVIRLVP; from the coding sequence ATGATTAAGAGGTTTTTTGTACTATCTGGTTTATGTTTGTTTCTTGGTTTAACTGCTCAGAAAACACACACGGTTATAAAAGGTGATACTCCCTACAATATTTCAAAGAAATACGGAATTTCTGTAGACGAGCTGTTGAAGTTGAATCCTAAAGTAAAAGACGGAAAACTGGCGATTGGAGATGTGGTTACCGTAAAATCGGGAACTGCAAATGCGGTTGCTGCAAAAACTCCTGTTGTAAACGCCTCTTCTAAAACCGGGAAAATCATTCTTCAGCCTAAACAAACGGTTTACGGAATTACAAAACAGTATAAAATTTCTGAAACCGATTTGAGAAAGCTCAATCCAGAGTTAGATTCTCACATGAAAATCGGTGACGAAATCACTTTACCTCTTGATAGCATCAAAAAATATGGTGGAAATCAGGCTGTAGCGACTACAGTAACAAAACCTGTCGAAACTTTTACAGAAACTGCTCCGGTAAATAATAACAAAACTAAAATGGATTCCGGAAACGAAAGATCTTCAGCCGGAAATTCTCATTCTAATCAGGATGAATACGCTACTTATACCGTTGAACAAGGTGATACCGTTTTTTCAATTGTGAATAAGTTCGGAATTACAATTGATGAACTGGTTTCTTTAAATCCTGAATTATCAAAAGGTTTAAAAGCCGGAATGGTTATCAAAATCAGAAAGCTTGATGCTGCTTATATCAAAAAGAATGGCGATGCTTTAAGTGTTGTTTTGATGCTTCCTTTCGGTTACAATACTGGCGAAACGCAATATCGAGCAATGGCGACAGATTTTCTTACGGGAGCTAAATTAGCGATTGAAAGAAATGCTTCAGCCGGACAAAAATTAGATATTAAAATTGTTGATTCTGGTAACGAAGCTTCATTCAAAAGCTCTTTATCACAAATCAATCCAAATAATACCGATTTAATTATCGGACCTTTCTTCAAGTCGAATGTAATTGATCTTTTAGATTTTACTAAAACTCAGAAAATTCCTGTTGTTGCACCATTTGCAAACTCACCGGAATTATATAATTACAGCAACCTGATTATCGTTGAAACCAACGATCAGACGTATGCCGATAAAATTGCGGAAGAAGTAAAATCGGTGTATTCTGATCAGAAAATTTATATTGTTGCAGACGCTAAAAAAGACAATGCCAATTATCTGAAGTCAAGTCTTGAGAAAAATGTTAAAAATGCTCAGATTATTGTTGTAAATGCTGCTTCAGAAATCCAGTTGGATCAAAATATGATGACAGGACAATCTGCTCCGGTTATTGCAATTTTGGCAAGCGATAATGATACGGTAGGTGAAGCTTTTTCAAATAAAGTAATTGCTTTGTCTAAAGAAGTTCAGGGTATGAAAGCATTCAGTATGTATGCTGTTCCGAGTTTCGATAAAAAAGTGGATGAGTTGAGCCAGGCAAGTTTGGTTTATCTGATGGACAGAAAAATCAACGCTGATGGAAATTTTGAAAAAGAAATTTTAGCTACTTACAAATCAAAATACTGCAAAACTCCTGGGAAATATGCGGTAATTGGTTTTGATGTGGTAAACGATATGTTGACAAGAGAAAACAAAAAAGGAGAAATCTTTAAGCAAATCAATAAAGTACAGACTCAGTTGGCTACTAAATTTGAATTTGTAAAATCTAAATCAAACGGAGCTTATGTAAACACAGGCTTCAGAGTGATCAGATTGGTTCCTTAA
- a CDS encoding RagB/SusD family nutrient uptake outer membrane protein has translation MQPGQVPDETIFQNSKDLEKYLEGDVYGSLDITSQVGFTSFFTDEVKIGPSNAGQNQGLFRYNLQPDDGFVSGIWTGNYLTINRVNRLLKQAGKIVPATAAETTTYKNTLAEARVLRAFAYLNLMSFFTTDMKNDNALGVILSDTYTDDYTVQLPRVKNADIWQLIESDLAFGVANLQGTAYQTSVGHRFPSFASPALISALRARMYLYRGNYPLARQYAQDAITASGVTLTLGSPIPTGTPSWANATTAGSWANTFYSESLTPTPYRRLWSDGANGEIIFKLSRPTNGTGGNIASLYTTNSTASNGSPLWTMGLNLYSSLTSYASDIRSWSFLDPSSTATTSNFIIDKYPGKGTTILKNDIKVSRLSEMYLILAECAIMINDDYATAATNIRAVRSARRYVTTAAPLPVYTDRVTALKDILKERRVELCFEGHRYVDLRRLGQAAGVSVDRNAADDTYNSATPTTISITDHRFTLPIPSVEINGNPAIANQQNPGY, from the coding sequence GTGCAACCGGGGCAAGTTCCAGATGAGACAATATTTCAGAATTCTAAAGATTTAGAAAAATATTTGGAAGGTGATGTGTATGGCTCATTAGATATTACCAGTCAGGTAGGTTTTACATCATTTTTCACAGATGAAGTTAAAATAGGACCTTCAAATGCTGGTCAAAATCAAGGTTTGTTTAGATATAATCTACAGCCTGATGATGGTTTTGTGAGTGGAATATGGACTGGTAATTATCTTACAATTAATAGAGTTAACAGATTGTTAAAGCAAGCGGGAAAAATTGTTCCTGCTACAGCAGCTGAAACAACTACTTACAAAAATACTCTAGCAGAAGCAAGAGTATTGAGAGCTTTCGCATATTTGAATTTGATGTCTTTTTTTACAACAGATATGAAAAATGATAATGCTTTAGGTGTAATTTTATCAGATACGTATACAGATGATTATACTGTTCAATTGCCGAGAGTGAAGAATGCAGATATTTGGCAGTTAATCGAAAGTGATCTTGCTTTCGGGGTAGCAAATCTTCAGGGTACTGCTTATCAAACATCAGTAGGGCATCGTTTCCCTTCTTTTGCAAGCCCAGCTTTGATTAGTGCTCTAAGAGCTAGGATGTATCTTTATAGAGGTAATTATCCGTTGGCACGACAATACGCACAAGATGCTATTACTGCATCTGGAGTTACTTTAACACTTGGTAGTCCAATTCCTACGGGAACTCCTTCTTGGGCAAATGCAACGACGGCTGGTTCTTGGGCAAATACATTCTATAGTGAATCTTTAACTCCTACACCTTATAGAAGGTTATGGTCAGACGGAGCTAATGGAGAGATAATTTTCAAGCTTAGTCGCCCTACAAACGGTACAGGAGGAAATATTGCGTCACTTTATACTACTAATAGTACTGCTAGTAATGGTTCTCCTTTATGGACTATGGGGTTAAACTTATATTCATCGCTGACATCTTATGCTAGTGATATCAGAAGTTGGTCATTTCTTGATCCTAGCTCAACAGCTACAACATCTAATTTTATTATTGATAAGTATCCAGGAAAAGGAACTACAATTCTTAAAAATGATATTAAGGTATCAAGATTAAGTGAAATGTATTTAATTTTAGCAGAATGTGCTATTATGATCAATGATGATTATGCAACTGCAGCAACGAATATAAGAGCTGTACGTTCTGCAAGAAGATACGTTACTACTGCTGCACCTTTACCAGTATATACAGATAGAGTTACAGCTTTAAAAGATATTTTGAAAGAAAGAAGGGTTGAGCTTTGTTTTGAAGGGCATCGTTATGTTGATTTAAGAAGATTAGGGCAAGCTGCTGGAGTAAGTGTTGACAGAAATGCTGCAGATGACACATATAACTCTGCAACTCCAACTACTATTAGTATTACGGATCATAGATTTACTTTACCTATCCCTTCTGTGGAAATTAACGGTAACCCTGCAATCGCGAACCAGCAAAATCCTGGTTATTAA
- a CDS encoding putative porin, translating into MKYLLFIILFFGSQVKAQVIVNKTDSNMLDKKLKDTLVIDSGTKDSLKIFKPTINDYQYQTQFSEKKIFDTAMTFNKTYIFSQYNNRDNFGRVQFANIGSGFNPLSYEVNAEQNLSLLPTNKSYGILGINDIKYYDVKTPTATFIYHTAMKNGAALQSTYTQNIGKRFNFALDYMGLRSQGFYRNSLSANNNTLFSGHYTSKSGDYELFAHYLHQNVNNQENGGIVNDDLFQSGDSEFRNRDRALVNLASSSSQYSYRRYYLSHQFTPFNAEKFPFRIRHTIFNQGNKYYYNQSSLEPYWYTSEAEIVNGFPLATKKYSNNFSNTFSLVFDNERFKLDAGLRYQMLKFGVDQITLPILQIPSEMKENRLGAVGNLQIKLFDKFQVNSFLEISKGNQFGNYLKTTNNIKFEPIKDYFVNAKVNFQSSYPSFNYLANASVYNNFNYFLSDAKNQSVTEIGGNVNLKWFQTQLFANYFRVDNYTYFDAAAMPRQSANSVNISQIGGDATFSYGKFHLNTRLQFQNVLTNKELLPLPSFIGRANFFFQSKAFKNAAEIQAGLKVYYFSKFATREYFPILNEYILPSADSFSIGGQPIADLYVNMKVKRMFFFIEGQQIGTVVSPNKSYAFPHYPVYDFRLNIGILWYLFN; encoded by the coding sequence ATGAAATATCTTCTTTTTATAATACTTTTCTTCGGCTCTCAGGTAAAAGCACAGGTTATTGTCAATAAAACAGACTCTAACATGCTTGATAAAAAACTAAAAGACACCTTAGTAATAGATTCCGGGACAAAAGATTCTCTTAAAATTTTTAAGCCGACGATTAATGATTATCAGTATCAGACTCAGTTTTCTGAAAAGAAAATCTTTGATACAGCGATGACTTTTAATAAGACGTATATTTTTTCTCAGTACAATAACAGAGATAATTTTGGAAGAGTGCAGTTTGCAAATATCGGATCGGGATTCAATCCTTTATCTTATGAAGTAAATGCCGAACAAAATCTTTCTCTATTACCAACAAATAAATCGTATGGTATTTTAGGAATTAATGACATCAAATATTATGATGTAAAAACTCCTACGGCAACTTTTATTTATCATACTGCGATGAAAAACGGTGCGGCTTTGCAGTCAACGTATACCCAAAATATAGGTAAGAGATTCAATTTTGCTTTAGATTATATGGGACTTCGTTCTCAAGGGTTTTACAGAAACTCTTTGTCGGCAAATAATAATACTTTGTTTTCCGGACACTATACTTCAAAGAGCGGAGATTATGAATTATTCGCTCACTACCTTCATCAGAATGTAAACAATCAGGAGAATGGTGGAATTGTAAATGATGACCTTTTCCAATCAGGAGATAGCGAGTTTAGAAATCGTGATAGAGCTTTGGTGAATTTGGCATCATCCAGCTCACAATATTCTTATAGAAGATATTACCTGAGTCATCAGTTTACTCCTTTTAATGCTGAAAAATTTCCTTTTAGAATTAGACACACCATCTTTAATCAAGGGAATAAATATTATTATAACCAAAGTAGTTTAGAACCATATTGGTACACTTCTGAAGCCGAAATTGTTAATGGCTTTCCTCTTGCAACTAAAAAGTATTCAAATAATTTCAGCAATACATTCAGTTTGGTTTTCGATAACGAGCGTTTTAAATTAGATGCAGGATTAAGATATCAAATGCTGAAATTCGGGGTCGATCAAATTACATTGCCTATTCTTCAAATTCCTTCTGAGATGAAAGAAAACAGATTGGGAGCTGTCGGAAATCTACAGATTAAACTTTTCGATAAATTCCAGGTCAATTCATTCTTGGAAATTTCAAAAGGAAATCAGTTTGGAAATTATTTGAAGACGACAAACAATATCAAGTTTGAGCCGATTAAAGATTACTTTGTGAATGCAAAAGTAAATTTCCAAAGTTCATATCCGTCGTTTAATTATCTTGCGAATGCCTCGGTATACAACAATTTTAATTATTTCCTTAGTGATGCAAAAAATCAGTCGGTAACAGAAATTGGTGGAAATGTTAATTTAAAATGGTTCCAAACTCAACTTTTTGCCAACTATTTTAGAGTAGATAATTATACTTATTTTGATGCAGCTGCAATGCCGAGACAGAGTGCAAATTCTGTAAATATTTCTCAGATTGGAGGTGATGCTACTTTCAGTTATGGTAAATTTCATTTAAATACAAGATTGCAGTTTCAAAATGTTTTAACCAATAAAGAATTATTACCATTGCCTTCTTTTATAGGAAGAGCCAACTTTTTCTTTCAGTCTAAAGCATTCAAAAATGCAGCAGAAATTCAGGCTGGTTTAAAAGTATATTATTTCTCAAAATTTGCTACCCGAGAATATTTCCCGATTCTTAACGAATATATTTTGCCAAGCGCAGATTCTTTCTCAATCGGAGGACAGCCAATTGCTGATCTATATGTTAATATGAAAGTGAAAAGAATGTTTTTCTTTATCGAAGGTCAGCAAATAGGAACGGTCGTTTCACCAAACAAATCGTATGCATTCCCACATTATCCGGTCTATGATTTTAGACTGAATATTGGGATTTTATGGTATCTGTTCAACTAA
- the bshC gene encoding bacillithiol biosynthesis cysteine-adding enzyme BshC: MKTINKIAFSEIESIPKLVKDFLNHDIQGFEAQTFSLENFAQQIHLKQNSFALEKREILSETIKSQLLDFKLSSKQTENLENLKHKNTFTITTGHQLNLFSGPVFFVYKILQTIKTCTYLQQNFPDFNFVPVYWMASEDHDFAEINHFKTENNYYEINEKSGSAVGKIQINDTFFISEFEKEFKDSVFGTELILMLKEAYKNGNTLTKAIQTLVNRLFSDFGLLILDGDSKALKNQIKDVFKDELENFSLHKNSKDKVDFLTDKYGKVQVNPREINLFYLSETRDRIDFDRENYIVVDKNIQFTKEEILNELENYPEKFSPNALMRPVYQETVLPNLAYIGGNAEIMYWLELKDYFTQLNLPFPILIPRNSMLFLKEKTIGKIEKLNLKLDDFFQNFTKITNDKILDNNEILHLLNQKENLLTKQFSELKNAAENTDQSFGNLVKAEETRQMKSFERMKKRLLRAEKIKQNELLERLENLFLDVHPSKTWQERIYNFSVFFADFGYSWIEFCMEEMVVEDSKLIIVAI, encoded by the coding sequence TTGAAAACAATAAACAAAATAGCATTCAGCGAAATCGAAAGTATTCCAAAATTGGTAAAAGATTTCCTGAATCATGATATACAAGGATTTGAAGCACAAACTTTTTCGCTTGAAAACTTTGCTCAGCAAATTCATTTAAAACAAAACTCTTTTGCATTAGAAAAAAGAGAAATTCTATCTGAAACAATAAAATCTCAACTTTTAGATTTTAAGTTGTCTTCTAAACAGACAGAGAACTTAGAAAATCTTAAGCATAAAAATACATTCACCATTACAACCGGACATCAGCTTAATCTTTTTTCCGGACCTGTGTTTTTTGTATACAAAATTCTTCAGACGATAAAAACCTGTACTTATTTACAGCAGAATTTCCCTGATTTTAATTTTGTTCCAGTCTACTGGATGGCTTCCGAAGATCACGATTTTGCGGAAATCAATCATTTTAAAACCGAGAATAATTATTACGAAATCAATGAGAAATCGGGAAGTGCAGTTGGAAAAATTCAAATCAACGATACTTTTTTTATTTCTGAATTTGAAAAAGAATTTAAAGATTCTGTTTTCGGAACTGAGCTTATTTTAATGCTTAAAGAAGCTTACAAAAACGGAAATACTTTAACGAAAGCAATTCAGACTTTGGTTAACAGATTGTTTTCAGATTTTGGTTTGTTGATTCTTGATGGTGATTCAAAAGCATTAAAAAATCAGATTAAAGATGTTTTTAAAGATGAACTTGAAAACTTTAGTTTACATAAAAACTCAAAAGATAAAGTAGATTTTCTGACGGATAAATATGGAAAAGTTCAGGTAAATCCACGTGAAATTAATTTATTTTATCTTTCTGAAACCCGAGACAGAATAGATTTTGACCGCGAAAATTATATCGTTGTAGATAAAAATATTCAGTTTACGAAAGAAGAAATTTTAAACGAGCTTGAAAACTATCCCGAAAAGTTTAGTCCAAATGCATTGATGCGACCTGTTTATCAGGAAACTGTTTTGCCCAATCTTGCCTATATCGGTGGAAATGCCGAAATCATGTATTGGCTTGAGCTGAAAGATTATTTTACCCAACTTAATTTACCGTTTCCGATTTTAATTCCGAGAAACTCGATGTTGTTTTTAAAAGAAAAAACAATCGGTAAAATCGAAAAATTAAATTTAAAACTGGATGACTTCTTTCAGAATTTCACAAAAATCACGAACGATAAGATTTTAGATAATAATGAAATTCTTCATTTGCTTAATCAAAAAGAAAATCTTCTGACGAAACAGTTTTCAGAATTGAAAAATGCAGCCGAAAATACAGATCAGTCTTTTGGAAATCTTGTAAAAGCTGAAGAAACAAGACAAATGAAATCTTTTGAAAGAATGAAAAAAAGACTTCTTCGTGCTGAAAAAATAAAACAAAACGAATTGTTGGAGCGTTTAGAAAATCTGTTTTTAGATGTTCATCCTTCAAAAACGTGGCAGGAAAGAATATATAATTTCTCTGTATTCTTTGCAGATTTCGGATATTCTTGGATAGAATTTTGCATGGAAGAAATGGTGGTAGAAGATTCAAAATTAATAATTGTTGCCATTTAA